The genomic region CTATTTCATGGTGCCTCTCAAAGAAGGATGGGCGGGGGAAGACCTGTTGAAGATGGGCCGGTAGAGGCTGCGAGCAGAAGTTTTGCAATCTCTTATCCAGCCTCACCGTTAATATCGGTGAGTGTCGGATCGGCCCGACCCGCGCGAGGTGCCGAACCTGGTGAATCCCGACTCCTAAACGATAAAAGTCAGGTTGTCGATGACTTCATCGTTGTTTATCAGCACCACCTTCTTGGTTGCGATTTTCCAGTTTCCCTCGACTCGGCGCAGTGAATGCTCATAACGACCAGCGAACACACGCTCCCTGCTGCGTCGCAGCTCATACAGGATAAAACCCGACGACACCGTCGCGGCGTCTTCGGTGGAATTATCGACCTCGACATTCGAGATCAGCCGCTTGGTGCGTGACGGCGGCGTCTGCGCATGGGCCAGTCCCGAGGCGAGCCGTTCCACACGATCCCTGAGTCTCGGCAGGTCGTCATACACCAGGGTAATTTCGCGCTCCGGATCCGTTCCCTCGCCGTTACACGGAATCCAGTACCTGGCGTCCGCGCCGAACAGCTCGAGCCATTCCCGGTAACACCGGTCATCGAGGAGGCGTGCCTCCCGATACAGAATGTCTTCGGCCTCGGAGCGGCTTAGGTTGGGCATCGCCCACGCAGTTCCACGAATTCTTCAGGCCGTAGGCGCAATCCGCAATTTCGCGACGCGCTGCTGAGGCTCGGCCGTGCTCAACATCAACGCCCTCCATCTGCGATAAAATGCGCGCTGCGGTGTCTCATCGGTAATGTGCCCCACAATGACGCCGTTATCCACTTCATACTCACGGTCGATTCCACGTGACAGCTCGAGCCATTCAGCACCCTTGACGCGCAGGCCCTCGCTGCAGCGGTTGAACATCTCCACGTCATCCGGTGCACCACCCCCGGCGGAACCATAGAAGGCCTCGTGGGCTCGCAATCGGGCCACATTGATTTCGTCGGGTACCCCCTTCAGGGTGGTCGGCAACAGGTGCACATCGGTGCGCTTCGCACTCACCGGGATCGTCATACGGAATTGGATTCCGATGATGAGGAGATTCGGAAAAATCGCGAGATTGACGTTGGATGCGGCAAAAATCTCGGCGGTTCGCCGCTCGCCGTAACGCTGAAGCATGCTGCTCAGGTAGGCGTCGCGGCTTGCCTGGGAGGTTGCCCCTCGCAGCAAATTCGACACCGGCCGGTTCGCGGCCCGATGTTTGGGAGCCATGTCGAGGATCGCGTGTCCATTGCCCAGGTCCTTGCTCTCGTACTCCGCATTCCCGGTGAAAAGCTGCATCACCTTGCGGCCCAGTTGCTTGCCCTGAATCTCGAAAAAACTCTGGTGGACGAAATTTGGATGGTAACCGTCAACCCCGTTCTCCATCTGGAACTTCCAGTTGCCGTCGTAACCGTATTTGTGGGTTCCAGACCGGGATTCGACCTCGCCCTCCGGCGACAGATCCATGAAAAGATCGATGTAGTACTTTGCATTCCCCAAATAGTCGGCCAGCGGCTCGACCTCGGGATTGAGACTCGCAAAGACGA from Candidatus Binataceae bacterium harbors:
- a CDS encoding aromatic-ring-hydroxylating dioxygenase subunit beta — its product is MPNLSRSEAEDILYREARLLDDRCYREWLELFGADARYWIPCNGEGTDPEREITLVYDDLPRLRDRVERLASGLAHAQTPPSRTKRLISNVEVDNSTEDAATVSSGFILYELRRSRERVFAGRYEHSLRRVEGNWKIATKKVVLINNDEVIDNLTFIV
- a CDS encoding aromatic ring-hydroxylating dioxygenase subunit alpha, which gives rise to MPSHMKLEELVQETRVHRRIYLEPEIFDLEMERIFESNWVFVGHESEIAQSGDYKTVVIGTQPAIVTRDENRDIHVLMNRCMHRGSTVCQDNHGNSPVFRCWYHGWTYNNRGELIGVPYADAYGSGFDRRKFSLIKAARVATYRGLVFASLNPEVEPLADYLGNAKYYIDLFMDLSPEGEVESRSGTHKYGYDGNWKFQMENGVDGYHPNFVHQSFFEIQGKQLGRKVMQLFTGNAEYESKDLGNGHAILDMAPKHRAANRPVSNLLRGATSQASRDAYLSSMLQRYGERRTAEIFAASNVNLAIFPNLLIIGIQFRMTIPVSAKRTDVHLLPTTLKGVPDEINVARLRAHEAFYGSAGGGAPDDVEMFNRCSEGLRVKGAEWLELSRGIDREYEVDNGVIVGHITDETPQRAFYRRWRALMLSTAEPQQRVAKLRIAPTA